A window of Burkholderia ubonensis contains these coding sequences:
- a CDS encoding DUF892 family protein has translation MAQRQSKHEGILELLCQAYETELGGAQIYEAALQCATDPDLHKEWEKYHRETLHHQEVLRKVFETLGLDPDAQSPGRAAVAATGKSLVQVIQQAKKQADPAVAQVVAAECVVLAETKDHLNWELIGYAADQLRDSDAARALKAAHDEVEADEDHHLYHTRGWAREMWIESMGFKAVLPPPEEVKKVESAADAARAERSRGKMM, from the coding sequence ATGGCCCAACGGCAATCGAAGCACGAAGGCATCCTCGAACTGCTCTGTCAGGCATACGAGACCGAGCTTGGCGGCGCGCAGATCTACGAGGCCGCGCTCCAGTGCGCAACCGACCCGGACCTGCACAAGGAATGGGAGAAATATCATCGCGAGACCCTGCATCACCAGGAAGTGCTGCGCAAGGTGTTCGAAACGCTCGGCCTCGATCCGGACGCGCAGTCGCCCGGCCGTGCCGCTGTCGCGGCCACCGGCAAGTCGCTGGTGCAGGTGATCCAGCAGGCGAAGAAGCAGGCCGATCCGGCCGTCGCGCAGGTCGTCGCGGCCGAGTGCGTGGTGCTCGCCGAGACGAAGGACCATCTGAACTGGGAGCTGATCGGCTATGCGGCCGACCAGTTGCGCGACAGCGACGCAGCGCGTGCGCTGAAGGCCGCGCACGACGAAGTCGAAGCCGACGAGGATCATCACCTCTATCACACCCGCGGCTGGGCGCGCGAGATGTGGATCGAGTCGATGGGCTTCAAGGCCGTGCTGCCGCCGCCGGAGGAAGTGAAGAAGGTCGAGTCGGCGGCCGATGCGGCGCGCGCCGAGCGCTCGCGCGGGAAGATGATGTAA